In one Bacillus thuringiensis genomic region, the following are encoded:
- a CDS encoding NAD(P)H-dependent oxidoreductase encodes MTNTNEITKEKIMEAFHFRHACKEFDPMHKISEEDFKFILETGRLSPSSFGYEPWKFIVVQNKELREKLQPYSWGAGGQLATASHFVIVLSRNIKDMHYDAEYIKYMMNDIIGLPEDTQKIRYEFFKKFQESDFNLLQSDRAVFDWASKQTYIALGNMMTSAAQIGIDSCPIEGFDKEEVDTLLRQEGIIQGDNLEVSVMVAFGYRKEEPKRDKTRQTMDTIVEWIK; translated from the coding sequence ATGACAAATACAAACGAAATTACAAAAGAAAAGATTATGGAGGCTTTTCATTTCAGACATGCATGTAAAGAGTTCGATCCTATGCACAAAATTTCAGAAGAGGATTTTAAATTCATTTTAGAAACAGGCAGATTATCTCCTTCTTCTTTTGGATATGAACCTTGGAAATTTATTGTCGTACAAAATAAAGAATTAAGAGAAAAACTACAACCATATTCATGGGGCGCTGGTGGGCAACTTGCAACAGCAAGCCACTTCGTCATTGTTCTTTCAAGAAACATTAAAGATATGCACTATGATGCAGAGTATATTAAATATATGATGAACGATATTATTGGATTGCCTGAAGACACTCAAAAAATTAGATATGAATTCTTCAAAAAGTTCCAGGAATCAGATTTTAACTTATTACAATCCGATCGTGCTGTATTTGATTGGGCATCTAAACAAACTTATATTGCTTTAGGTAATATGATGACGAGCGCAGCTCAAATCGGTATTGATTCTTGTCCAATAGAAGGATTTGATAAAGAGGAAGTAGATACTTTACTTCGTCAAGAAGGCATTATACAAGGCGATAATCTTGAAGTATCAGTTATGGTTGCCTTTGGTTACCGTAAAGAAGAGCCAAAGCGTGATAAAACAAGACAGACTATGGATACAATTGTTGAATGGATTAAGTAA
- a CDS encoding pyruvate kinase, with protein MTIDRICTIGPASNNKETLAQLIKNGMKIVRLNLSHGTHESHKDIIRLVKSLDDSIKFLGDVQGPKIRLGEVKGEQITLQAGDPFILHTQLVTGSNIEASVDYEGIANDVKVDSRILINDGEVELIVEKISTDKIETKVKTGGNISSHKGVNLPGAAVSLPAITEKDKKDIQFLLEENVDFIACSFVRKPSHIKEIRDFIQQYKETSTNVIAKIETMEAIENFQDICKEADGIMIARGDLGVELPYQCIPLLQKMMIQECNRTNTYVITATQMLQSMVDHSIPTRAEVTDVFQAVLDGTNAVMLSAESASGEHPIESVRTLRLVSEFAEHVKKGGPFAMKDVLQLLRESLDE; from the coding sequence ATGACAATTGATCGAATTTGTACAATTGGACCCGCAAGTAATAATAAAGAAACGTTAGCACAGTTAATAAAGAATGGTATGAAAATTGTTCGACTAAATTTATCGCATGGCACGCATGAAAGTCATAAAGACATCATTCGTTTAGTGAAATCATTAGATGACTCTATTAAATTTTTGGGTGATGTACAAGGTCCTAAAATAAGATTAGGTGAAGTGAAGGGAGAGCAAATTACACTTCAGGCAGGAGATCCTTTTATTTTACATACACAACTAGTTACAGGGAGTAATATAGAAGCAAGCGTTGATTATGAAGGAATTGCGAATGATGTGAAAGTAGACAGTAGAATTTTGATTAATGATGGAGAAGTTGAATTAATTGTTGAAAAGATAAGTACGGACAAAATAGAAACAAAGGTCAAAACAGGTGGCAATATCTCATCCCATAAAGGAGTTAATTTACCAGGTGCGGCTGTTAGTTTACCAGCTATTACAGAGAAAGATAAAAAAGATATTCAGTTTCTTTTAGAAGAGAATGTTGATTTTATCGCGTGTTCTTTCGTAAGAAAACCTAGTCATATAAAAGAAATACGAGATTTTATACAACAGTATAAAGAAACGTCAACTAATGTAATTGCAAAAATAGAAACGATGGAAGCAATCGAGAATTTTCAAGATATATGTAAAGAAGCAGATGGAATTATGATTGCAAGGGGCGATTTAGGAGTAGAGTTACCGTATCAATGCATTCCGCTTTTACAGAAAATGATGATTCAGGAATGTAATCGAACGAATACATATGTCATTACAGCAACACAAATGCTTCAATCTATGGTAGATCATTCTATTCCAACAAGGGCAGAGGTGACTGATGTGTTTCAAGCTGTACTGGACGGGACGAATGCAGTTATGCTTTCAGCTGAAAGTGCATCAGGAGAGCATCCAATCGAAAGTGTGAGAACATTACGTCTCGTTTCAGAATTTGCGGAGCATGTTAAAAAAGGTGGACCTTTTGCGATGAAAGATGTACTGCAATTACTGCGTGAGTCTCTGGATGAGTAA
- a CDS encoding DUF1292 domain-containing protein, whose protein sequence is MNMSDIEVGEVFTLSDENNEEQEVEVLGVMDVEGAEYIAVAFVEDIQTETEEDIDIFFLKVEEDNEFSYIENDEEFDKVSAAFEKILDEQEQE, encoded by the coding sequence ATGAATATGTCTGATATTGAAGTTGGCGAAGTGTTTACTCTTAGTGATGAGAATAACGAAGAGCAAGAAGTAGAAGTACTTGGAGTGATGGATGTCGAAGGCGCAGAGTATATTGCAGTTGCCTTTGTTGAAGATATCCAAACAGAAACTGAGGAAGACATTGATATTTTCTTTTTAAAAGTAGAAGAAGATAATGAGTTTTCATACATTGAAAATGATGAAGAGTTTGATAAAGTATCTGCTGCGTTTGAAAAGATTTTGGATGAGCAAGAGCAAGAATAG
- a CDS encoding SDR family oxidoreductase, with protein MKKIAIVTGATRLNGIGAAVCKVLAQKGIDIFFTYWPKYDKAMPWGMSDQEPFLLKEEIESYDVRCEMAEINLSQSYSPNRLFYMVSERLGDPSILVNNAVYSIHTRIEELDVEQLDKHYTVNVRATMLLSSLFIKHYSLKTGGSIINLTSGQSVGPMPDELAYAATKGAIEAFTKSVAPVAMEKGITVNAVDPGPTNTGWITEELKHHLVWKFPQGRVGETMDAARLISFLVSEEAKWVTGQVIHSNGGYS; from the coding sequence GTGAAGAAAATAGCAATTGTAACAGGGGCAACTCGTCTGAATGGAATTGGTGCAGCTGTATGCAAGGTGCTTGCTCAAAAGGGGATAGACATTTTTTTCACGTACTGGCCAAAGTATGATAAAGCGATGCCATGGGGAATGAGTGATCAAGAACCCTTTTTGCTGAAAGAGGAAATTGAAAGTTACGATGTTCGATGTGAAATGGCAGAAATCAATTTATCGCAGTCTTATTCGCCAAATCGTTTGTTTTATATGGTATCAGAACGGTTAGGTGATCCATCTATTCTAGTTAATAATGCAGTATATTCTATTCATACGAGAATTGAGGAATTAGATGTAGAGCAGTTGGATAAACATTATACAGTTAATGTTCGGGCTACTATGTTATTAAGCTCATTGTTTATAAAACATTATTCACTTAAAACGGGCGGGAGTATTATTAATCTTACTTCAGGACAGTCAGTAGGTCCAATGCCAGATGAACTAGCATATGCAGCAACGAAAGGGGCAATTGAAGCATTTACAAAGTCAGTAGCACCAGTTGCGATGGAGAAGGGGATTACAGTGAATGCTGTAGATCCAGGACCGACGAATACAGGATGGATTACAGAGGAGCTGAAGCATCATTTAGTATGGAAGTTCCCGCAAGGTAGAGTTGGAGAAACAATGGATGCTGCGCGCTTAATTTCTTTTTTAGTAAGTGAAGAAGCGAAATGGGTTACTGGGCAAGTCATTCACTCGAATGGTGGTTATTCATAA